A window of the Pleurocapsa minor HA4230-MV1 genome harbors these coding sequences:
- a CDS encoding DUF2499 domain-containing protein: MHALSIPTWVVHVSSVLEWVAAIYYIWQYGKVTGDRSWYNLSFAMLPALVSAMCACTWHFFDNTQSLDWLVIFQAAMTVVGNFTVCIAAWGIWRNGSERLRLGTTELPLTSSKSAQHETQVVEHE; this comes from the coding sequence ATGCACGCATTATCAATTCCTACTTGGGTAGTTCATGTCTCTAGCGTCCTGGAATGGGTTGCTGCGATTTATTATATTTGGCAGTATGGAAAAGTTACAGGCGATCGCTCTTGGTATAACTTATCTTTTGCGATGTTACCAGCTTTAGTTAGTGCTATGTGTGCCTGTACCTGGCACTTTTTTGACAATACCCAATCTTTAGACTGGCTTGTGATTTTTCAAGCAGCAATGACGGTGGTGGGAAATTTTACCGTATGTATTGCAGCCTGGGGAATCTGGCGTAATGGGTCAGAGAGACTCCGCCTTGGAACGACGGAGCTTCCTCTGACTTCGTCAAAGTCAGCACAGCATGAGACACAGGTAGTTGAACATGAATAA
- the grxC gene encoding glutaredoxin 3, giving the protein MAAKVEIYTWSRCPFCIQAKGLLDQKRVEYTEYCIDGDEDARDKMRSRANGRSTLPQIFIDDRHIGGCDDLYALESKGELEALL; this is encoded by the coding sequence ATGGCAGCAAAAGTCGAAATATATACTTGGAGTCGTTGTCCGTTTTGTATCCAAGCAAAAGGACTATTAGACCAAAAAAGAGTTGAGTATACAGAATATTGTATTGATGGTGATGAAGATGCTAGAGACAAAATGAGATCTAGAGCTAATGGCAGATCGACCCTGCCACAAATTTTTATTGACGATCGCCATATTGGCGGATGTGATGATCTTTATGCTCTAGAAAGCAAAGGAGAATTAGAAGCTCTACTGTAG
- a CDS encoding DUF3593 domain-containing protein, whose product MNKESLFAISLFPYLGFLWFMTRSGKTPRLALVGFYVLLIFVAVTIPAGIYAQVHYGKELANVDWLHGSAELFLTLSNILVVLGFRQAIIEQKNKLNK is encoded by the coding sequence ATGAATAAAGAAAGCTTGTTTGCTATTTCTTTGTTTCCCTATCTGGGTTTCTTGTGGTTTATGACTCGCTCAGGCAAAACACCTCGTTTAGCTTTAGTTGGTTTTTATGTGCTGTTGATTTTTGTGGCGGTGACAATTCCTGCGGGAATTTATGCTCAAGTACATTATGGAAAAGAATTGGCGAATGTAGATTGGCTACATGGTAGTGCAGAACTATTTTTAACTTTGTCGAATATTCTCGTAGTTTTAGGCTTTCGTCAGGCAATTATTGAGCAGAAAAATAAGTTAAACAAGTGA